One part of the Mesomycoplasma conjunctivae genome encodes these proteins:
- the dnaG gene encoding DNA primase has protein sequence MNIQELRAYIQNNIDIHSVISQYINLSKKGNNYLGICPFHDDSKPSLSVSTNRKIFKCFACNQAGDVIQFLIKYHNWSFNEVINFLNTTYNLQLNTNLVLKETQIYTEVEKQALSALSNASKIYFLYLYHNKDEKIKKYLQKRRISEDIIQTFNIGFAPAEGIKEKLYNLGFEHSLLVNYSLINNLDNDFFTNRLTFAISNEKGDIVAFSGRSLENENPKYLNSASSSLFSKSNILYNYHRAKEFEGPNKEIIITEGFMDTIAFYRDGIHNVVALMGTSLTENHINLLKNKQVTLVLDVDDAGNNATLKSIQILLKNKITTFVISWEDKMDPDEYFEKYGKQSLQKAIRNKKSALDFVYNFFLKSINKNSSQHLENFVKNIKWYLEKSSLAAREIFLKKIETDLNIPSSAFQFKDDYLKQNFFNSDDYNFDPGYELEKHYYIPPSNHRKVESKGSFNFPPVTPLFFELKILLVVLLDQKFINVLKRSDYKFIDAKNKNYFESIEKIHQQPEAHAKMIMDTREQLLKMIGKEFYDYWNLDITPVTLEEFADWIDYANLNKKNHDINNKIKRINETTDPKEQEELLLKIFKN, from the coding sequence ATGAATATCCAAGAATTACGAGCTTATATTCAAAACAATATTGACATTCACAGTGTCATATCACAATACATAAATTTAAGCAAAAAAGGCAATAACTACCTGGGAATTTGTCCATTTCACGATGATAGTAAACCTTCACTTTCTGTATCAACTAATAGGAAAATTTTCAAATGTTTTGCTTGCAACCAAGCAGGTGATGTAATTCAATTTTTAATTAAATATCACAATTGAAGCTTTAATGAGGTAATCAATTTTCTTAACACTACCTATAATTTACAACTCAACACCAATTTAGTTTTAAAAGAAACTCAAATTTATACTGAAGTAGAAAAACAAGCCCTTAGTGCTCTTAGTAATGCAAGCAAAATTTATTTTTTATATTTGTACCATAATAAAGATGAAAAAATTAAAAAATATCTTCAAAAAAGAAGGATTAGTGAAGATATTATCCAAACATTTAACATCGGATTTGCACCAGCTGAAGGCATCAAAGAAAAACTATACAATCTAGGTTTTGAACACTCTTTGCTTGTTAATTATTCATTAATTAACAATTTAGACAATGACTTTTTTACTAATAGACTAACTTTTGCCATCAGCAATGAGAAAGGTGATATTGTTGCTTTTTCTGGAAGAAGTTTAGAAAATGAGAATCCTAAATATCTCAATTCAGCTAGCTCTTCGCTATTTTCAAAATCAAATATTTTATACAACTATCACAGAGCAAAAGAATTTGAAGGTCCAAATAAAGAAATCATAATAACTGAAGGTTTTATGGATACTATTGCTTTTTATCGTGATGGAATTCACAATGTTGTCGCACTTATGGGCACATCATTGACTGAAAATCATATAAACTTGTTGAAAAATAAACAAGTTACACTAGTTTTAGATGTAGATGATGCTGGTAATAATGCCACTTTAAAATCAATCCAAATTCTTTTAAAAAACAAGATTACTACTTTTGTTATTAGTTGAGAAGATAAAATGGATCCTGATGAATATTTTGAAAAATATGGCAAACAAAGTTTGCAAAAAGCTATTAGAAATAAAAAAAGTGCGCTCGATTTTGTATACAATTTTTTTCTTAAATCAATAAACAAAAATAGTAGTCAACACTTAGAAAATTTTGTCAAAAATATCAAATGATATTTAGAAAAAAGTAGCCTTGCTGCAAGAGAAATATTTCTAAAAAAAATTGAAACAGATTTAAATATTCCTTCTTCTGCCTTTCAATTTAAAGATGATTACCTCAAGCAAAATTTCTTCAATAGTGATGACTACAACTTTGATCCTGGCTATGAATTAGAAAAACATTATTACATACCACCTAGCAATCATCGTAAAGTAGAATCAAAAGGTAGTTTTAATTTTCCTCCAGTTACGCCTTTGTTTTTTGAACTCAAAATATTATTAGTCGTTTTACTAGATCAAAAATTTATTAATGTTTTAAAAAGAAGTGATTACAAATTTATAGATGCAAAAAACAAAAACTATTTTGAATCAATTGAAAAAATCCATCAACAACCAGAAGCACATGCCAAAATGATAATGGATACTCGAGAGCAACTTTTGAAAATGATAGGCAAAGAATTTTATGATTATTGAAATTTAGATATCACACCTGTGACATTAGAAGAATTTGCTGATTGAATTGATTATGCTAATTTGAACAAAAAAAATCATGATATTAACAATAAAATCAAAAGAATTAATGAAACTACAGATCCAAAAGAACAAGAAGAATTACTCCTAAAAATATTTAAAAATTAA
- a CDS encoding glycine--tRNA ligase codes for MQKKDYQFFVNHLKQFGFVFQGSEIYGGLANTWDYGHLGVLLANNIKNFWQDFFINSQPHAYLIDTKILLNPKVWFASGHLDNFNDLLVENKINKKRYRVDHLLEEIFPDLEVDKLSVEEQNAKLLEIKFYDNCQTDWSPIRQFNLLFETQQGVVENQKQSIYLRPETAQGIFINFQNILRSTRTKLPFAVGQIGKAFRNEITPGNFIFRTREFEQMELEVFCHPQDSNKIYQLYLEKVGNFLQQVGLKSDNVRLRHHQESELAHYSNATADYEFNFGFGWGELYGIAHRGDFDLQTHQKYSGQKMDYLDLTTNQKIVPHVIEPSVGLDRLMLSILENSFEYEEENDRYLLKFNYKMAPYKVAVLPLVKKLSPQAYQIFENLLTNKISAIFEEANSIGKRYRQQDAIGTPFCITFDYDSLNDNSVTIRYRDSMQQERIALDKIVDFLNKFAKE; via the coding sequence ATGCAAAAAAAAGATTATCAATTTTTCGTTAACCATTTAAAACAATTTGGTTTTGTTTTTCAAGGATCAGAAATCTATGGTGGTTTAGCAAATACATGAGACTATGGACATTTAGGTGTTTTGCTAGCTAATAATATCAAAAATTTTTGACAAGATTTTTTTATAAATAGTCAACCACATGCTTATTTAATAGATACAAAAATTTTACTAAATCCAAAAGTGTGATTCGCTTCTGGTCACTTGGATAACTTCAATGACTTACTTGTTGAAAACAAAATTAATAAAAAAAGATATAGAGTAGATCATCTCTTAGAAGAAATTTTTCCTGATTTAGAAGTAGATAAATTAAGTGTCGAAGAACAAAATGCAAAGCTTTTAGAAATCAAATTTTATGACAATTGCCAAACTGATTGATCACCAATTCGACAATTTAATTTGCTTTTTGAAACTCAACAAGGTGTTGTTGAAAATCAAAAACAAAGTATTTATTTACGTCCAGAAACTGCGCAAGGAATTTTTATTAATTTTCAAAATATCCTACGCTCTACAAGAACAAAATTACCTTTTGCTGTTGGACAAATAGGAAAAGCTTTTCGTAATGAAATTACACCTGGAAACTTTATTTTCCGTACTCGAGAATTTGAACAAATGGAACTTGAAGTTTTTTGCCACCCACAAGATAGCAACAAAATTTATCAACTATATTTAGAAAAAGTGGGCAATTTTTTACAACAAGTGGGTCTAAAATCAGACAATGTTCGTCTAAGACATCACCAAGAATCAGAATTGGCACACTATTCTAATGCAACTGCTGATTATGAATTTAATTTTGGTTTTGGTTGAGGAGAATTATATGGTATTGCCCACCGCGGTGATTTTGATTTGCAAACACATCAAAAATACAGTGGACAAAAAATGGATTACCTTGATTTAACTACCAATCAAAAAATTGTTCCCCATGTAATTGAGCCCTCAGTCGGACTTGATCGTCTAATGTTAAGTATTTTAGAAAACTCCTTTGAATATGAAGAAGAAAATGATCGCTACCTACTAAAATTTAACTACAAAATGGCTCCTTACAAAGTGGCAGTTTTACCTTTAGTTAAAAAATTATCTCCACAAGCTTATCAAATTTTTGAAAATTTACTAACCAATAAAATTAGTGCAATTTTTGAAGAAGCTAACTCTATTGGTAAGCGCTACCGCCAGCAAGATGCTATTGGAACACCATTTTGCATCACATTTGACTATGATAGTTTAAATGACAATAGTGTCACAATTAGATACCGTGATAGTATGCAGCAAGAGAGAATTGCCTTAGATAAAATTGTTGATTTTCTAAACAAATTTGCAAAGGAATAA
- the ffh gene encoding signal recognition particle protein: protein MLDFLSGRLQKSLTKMQKSTVISEDDLTSIIRDIKFALLEADVNLLVVKAFISDVKKQVIEQGLTGKLNPQQQFIKILHQNLVKILGNNSQQVIFKKPLSKIILVGLQGSGKTTTAAKLSLFAKNKKHSQKPLLVACDIYRPAAIEQLKQLGKQIGIEVFSQDATPQEIAKNAIQYAQDNDFDLIIFDTAGRLAIDEPLMDELVDLKKIIHPDQILFVTDALSGQDVINVAQVFNDRIKLNGAIITKLDSDARGGSALSITHLLKIPINFIGSGEKISSLEIFHPNRIADRILGMGDVLSFIEQAEQNIDHKQAEKLGKRMLSGNFNLDDLLNSLYQIRKMGKFSKIIKMIPGMAGKINDQQISNAESKIKLYEILISSMTLEERKKPKLLKQSSRKNRIIKGSGRSSSEFNRMLNEFEAMSKKIKDFSGKNNTFEGFFEK from the coding sequence ATGCTAGATTTTTTAAGTGGTAGATTACAAAAATCATTAACAAAAATGCAAAAATCAACAGTGATTAGTGAAGATGATTTAACTTCTATTATTCGTGATATTAAGTTTGCACTTTTAGAAGCCGATGTTAACTTATTAGTTGTAAAAGCATTTATTTCTGATGTAAAAAAACAAGTTATTGAGCAGGGATTAACAGGAAAATTAAATCCACAACAGCAATTTATCAAAATTTTGCATCAAAATTTAGTAAAAATTTTAGGTAACAATAGTCAACAGGTAATTTTCAAAAAACCCTTAAGCAAAATAATATTAGTTGGTCTCCAAGGTTCAGGAAAAACTACTACCGCGGCTAAATTATCCTTATTTGCTAAAAACAAAAAACACTCTCAAAAACCGTTGTTGGTAGCCTGTGATATCTATCGCCCAGCCGCAATTGAACAGTTAAAGCAATTAGGAAAACAAATTGGTATTGAGGTATTTAGTCAAGATGCAACTCCACAAGAAATTGCAAAAAATGCTATCCAATATGCACAGGACAATGATTTTGACCTTATAATTTTTGATACAGCTGGAAGACTTGCTATTGACGAGCCTCTTATGGATGAACTAGTAGATCTAAAAAAAATTATCCATCCTGATCAAATTCTATTTGTAACAGATGCTCTTTCAGGACAAGATGTCATTAATGTAGCACAAGTTTTTAACGACAGAATTAAATTAAACGGGGCTATTATTACCAAATTAGATTCTGATGCTCGTGGAGGTTCAGCACTTTCAATAACTCACTTGCTCAAAATTCCAATTAATTTTATTGGTAGTGGAGAAAAAATTAGTTCCCTTGAAATTTTTCACCCAAATAGAATTGCTGATCGAATTTTGGGAATGGGAGATGTTCTCTCTTTTATAGAACAAGCCGAGCAAAATATTGATCACAAACAGGCTGAAAAATTAGGAAAAAGAATGCTATCTGGAAATTTTAATCTAGATGATTTATTAAATAGTTTGTACCAAATTAGAAAAATGGGCAAATTCAGCAAAATCATCAAAATGATTCCAGGAATGGCTGGTAAAATCAATGATCAACAAATTAGCAATGCCGAATCTAAAATTAAACTATATGAAATTTTAATTTCCTCAATGACACTTGAAGAGCGCAAAAAACCTAAACTTTTAAAGCAATCTAGTAGAAAAAATCGTATTATTAAAGGTTCAGGACGCTCAAGTTCTGAATTTAACAGAATGCTTAATGAATTTGAGGCAATGTCAAAAAAAATTAAGGATTTTTCCGGAAAAAATAACACTTTTGAAGGTTTTTTTGAAAAATAA
- the tsf gene encoding translation elongation factor Ts — protein MVKKEEILLKIKKLREISDAPFVDCKQALENTDYDLDKAVVWLQENGKAKALKKANRIAAEGLVSAIKNEENIVIFELNSETDFVAKNQNFIDLKNTIATTLLEQPFDSFEQALQVKTKSGKTISELVTDATATIGEKINLRRAIKTNISAGENAGLYVHSNGQIATITIIKGGSEEVAKNISMHTAALNPDYIFESDVPAEKMSKIQQEFASSKVLEGKPENIKANILKGMISKELSKFVLEYQDFAMDSAISVSKYLQNNGAKLIKVVRFEVGEGIEKETVDFSQEVQAQIAKAKQN, from the coding sequence ATGGTAAAAAAAGAAGAAATTTTATTAAAGATTAAAAAATTAAGAGAAATTTCAGATGCTCCTTTTGTAGATTGCAAACAAGCTTTAGAAAATACTGATTATGATTTAGACAAAGCAGTAGTTTGATTACAAGAAAATGGAAAAGCTAAAGCTCTTAAAAAAGCAAATAGAATTGCTGCTGAAGGACTTGTTTCTGCAATTAAAAATGAAGAAAATATCGTAATTTTTGAATTAAATTCTGAAACAGATTTTGTAGCTAAAAACCAAAATTTTATTGATTTAAAAAACACTATTGCAACAACACTATTAGAGCAACCATTTGATAGTTTTGAACAAGCGCTACAAGTAAAGACAAAATCAGGTAAAACTATTAGTGAACTAGTAACTGACGCTACAGCAACAATTGGTGAAAAAATTAATTTAAGAAGAGCAATCAAAACAAATATTAGCGCTGGAGAAAATGCAGGTTTATACGTTCACTCTAATGGCCAAATTGCAACAATCACAATTATCAAAGGTGGTAGTGAAGAGGTTGCTAAAAATATTTCTATGCACACCGCTGCATTAAATCCAGATTACATTTTTGAATCTGATGTTCCAGCTGAAAAAATGAGTAAAATTCAACAAGAATTTGCAAGCTCTAAAGTATTAGAAGGAAAACCTGAAAACATTAAAGCTAATATTTTAAAAGGTATGATTAGCAAAGAATTATCAAAATTTGTACTTGAATATCAAGATTTTGCTATGGATAGTGCTATTTCAGTTTCAAAATATTTACAAAATAATGGTGCTAAATTAATAAAAGTTGTGCGCTTTGAAGTAGGTGAAGGTATTGAAAAAGAAACAGTTGACTTTTCACAAGAAGTTCAAGCACAAATTGCAAAAGCAAAACAAAATTAA
- the rpsB gene encoding 30S ribosomal protein S2: MKNMNLSLTTENTTTIDEKDKLDAKKEVATETPIVSKQKLLEAGAYFGHKSSQWHPKMAPYILKRKRNETHIIDVLKTQKILEIAYKLVNKFAQKGATFLFVGTKKQAKKVIEEQAIRTNSIYVSDRWLGGTITNSRTILSRLKTMEELEKQAERNFEGYTKKEGLLKHKTLAKLQKNLNGIRNLKENSINSLVMLVADPNKDIIAVKEARKKGIKIIGIIDTNTDPALVDFGIPANDDSTKSLTLIFTILADAIAVAKGGKQIFAYQSDDKVILPEDPEREQKQLRFKKTSFEKSTKVNIQKNSSLKTEKTTENEE; this comes from the coding sequence TTAAAAAATATGAATTTATCACTTACAACAGAAAATACAACAACTATTGATGAAAAAGACAAATTAGATGCTAAAAAGGAAGTTGCAACCGAAACACCAATTGTTTCCAAGCAAAAATTACTAGAAGCTGGTGCTTATTTTGGTCACAAATCATCACAATGACATCCAAAAATGGCACCTTACATTCTTAAACGTAAAAGAAATGAAACACACATTATTGATGTGCTAAAAACCCAAAAAATACTTGAAATTGCATATAAATTAGTTAATAAATTTGCTCAAAAAGGAGCAACCTTCCTATTTGTTGGGACAAAAAAACAAGCTAAAAAAGTTATTGAAGAACAAGCAATTAGAACTAATTCAATATATGTTTCAGATCGTTGACTTGGTGGTACTATCACAAATAGTAGAACTATTTTATCAAGACTAAAAACTATGGAAGAATTAGAAAAACAAGCTGAGAGAAACTTTGAAGGATATACTAAAAAAGAAGGTCTTTTAAAACACAAAACTCTTGCTAAATTGCAAAAAAACCTAAATGGTATTCGTAATTTAAAAGAAAATAGTATTAATTCACTTGTTATGCTTGTGGCTGATCCTAATAAAGATATAATAGCTGTTAAAGAGGCAAGAAAAAAAGGAATTAAAATTATTGGTATCATTGATACTAACACAGATCCTGCTTTAGTTGATTTTGGAATTCCAGCAAACGATGATTCCACTAAATCACTTACATTAATTTTTACCATTTTAGCAGATGCTATCGCAGTTGCAAAGGGTGGAAAACAAATTTTTGCTTATCAAAGTGATGACAAGGTGATCCTACCTGAAGATCCAGAACGTGAACAAAAACAACTTAGATTCAAAAAAACAAGTTTTGAAAAAAGCACAAAAGTTAATATTCAAAAAAATAGTAGTTTAAAAACTGAAAAAACAACAGAAAACGAAGAGTAA
- the recU gene encoding Holliday junction resolvase RecU encodes MNHKNRGMILETIINNTIDFYNRNGVAIFHKKNLDISFKKIGKDLSVKKGMVLKKSTVDYYGIYNGIFVAFEAKSTNENLLNIKQIPDHQIQYLEQIRKHKGCAFFIIFFKQYEQFFILDISKFDKTEKSISVDFLKKNGIEVILTYPGIIDFVEHIGSMV; translated from the coding sequence ATGAACCACAAAAATAGAGGAATGATTCTTGAGACAATTATTAACAATACAATTGATTTTTACAACAGAAATGGTGTGGCTATTTTTCACAAAAAAAATCTTGATATCAGTTTTAAAAAAATAGGAAAAGATTTATCAGTTAAAAAAGGAATGGTTTTAAAAAAATCTACTGTTGATTACTATGGAATTTATAATGGAATTTTTGTTGCTTTTGAAGCTAAAAGTACCAATGAAAATTTACTCAATATTAAACAAATTCCTGATCATCAAATTCAGTATTTAGAACAAATTAGAAAACATAAAGGTTGTGCTTTTTTTATCATTTTTTTCAAGCAATATGAACAATTTTTTATTTTAGATATTAGCAAATTTGATAAAACAGAAAAATCTATTTCCGTTGATTTTTTAAAGAAAAATGGTATAGAGGTTATCCTAACATATCCTGGAATTATCGATTTTGTTGAACACATTGGCTCGATGGTTTAA
- a CDS encoding 4'-phosphopantetheinyl transferase superfamily protein: MIGIDITSIARFKKNYNVFADKILHKNEQEKFAQLQDDDLRAKFLATRWAIKEALYKVDNQFSHFNLVNIQKKGLKYILIDEQGEPNLHFDISTSSESDFLIAIVQGV, translated from the coding sequence ATGATAGGAATAGATATTACTTCAATTGCAAGATTTAAAAAAAACTATAATGTCTTTGCAGATAAAATTTTACACAAAAATGAACAAGAAAAATTTGCACAATTACAAGATGACGATTTAAGAGCAAAATTTTTAGCAACAAGGTGAGCAATCAAAGAAGCATTATATAAAGTAGACAATCAATTTTCACATTTTAATCTAGTAAATATTCAAAAAAAAGGTTTAAAATATATACTCATTGATGAACAAGGTGAGCCAAACTTGCATTTTGATATCTCTACTTCTAGTGAATCTGATTTTTTAATAGCTATTGTCCAAGGAGTCTAA
- a CDS encoding lysophospholipid acyltransferase family protein: MLIKIKLALLSPIWLWRIRKVRSLWKKVKTGKKDITPQYRNDLILFYAKRLLKTFNTNIKVVGKENLLKNPSLIVANHKSVADPFLLFYALENKEKTQDEVNPILTFVAKKELSKSRINKWILGSIDTFFIDRQKIRQALKTMDEFGRFVRENRTTGVIFPEGTRVQESHIGEFKAGAFQVAKQFSLPIIPITINNSQDVFNTKRTKKIDVEIIIHKPIKSLQVSSQNIQALAKQTQSIIAKYYKNFGDK; this comes from the coding sequence ATGTTAATAAAAATAAAACTAGCACTTTTGAGTCCGATTTGACTTTGAAGAATTCGCAAGGTAAGAAGTCTTTGGAAAAAAGTAAAAACAGGTAAAAAAGATATTACACCACAATATCGTAATGATTTAATTTTGTTTTATGCCAAGCGACTTTTGAAAACTTTTAATACTAATATTAAAGTGGTTGGTAAAGAAAATTTATTGAAAAATCCAAGCTTAATTGTCGCCAATCACAAATCTGTTGCTGATCCTTTTTTGCTTTTTTATGCTTTAGAAAATAAAGAAAAAACTCAAGATGAGGTCAACCCTATTTTGACTTTTGTTGCTAAAAAAGAGCTAAGCAAATCTCGAATTAATAAGTGAATTTTGGGCTCTATTGACACCTTTTTTATTGATCGCCAAAAAATTCGCCAGGCTCTTAAAACCATGGATGAGTTTGGAAGATTTGTACGCGAAAATCGCACTACCGGTGTTATTTTTCCTGAAGGAACAAGAGTTCAAGAATCTCATATTGGCGAATTTAAAGCAGGTGCTTTTCAAGTAGCTAAACAATTTTCACTACCTATTATTCCCATTACTATTAATAATTCACAAGATGTTTTTAATACCAAAAGAACTAAAAAAATTGATGTAGAAATCATCATTCACAAACCAATTAAATCACTACAAGTCAGCTCACAAAATATTCAAGCTTTGGCTAAACAAACGCAGTCAATAATTGCAAAATACTATAAAAATTTTGGTGATAAATAA
- a CDS encoding segregation/condensation protein A: MLEKDIEFKFQNFSGPLELLLDLVRSKNVDIMDVDLVDLANQYVAIIEHVKNKNIHIASEYLVMAATLIHIKAKMLLQVDNKEVDVELEEDKAQILALLSEYQQIKNIALMLKEQLEHRNNYFEKNVSDYQEFKRPLVQDKLDGHSSLVKLLEIIKLMFDRTRAQKKIMIKTDEVFVSPDQQNLYVMELLKNNEQLEFDQVFALPSLKHFSITLIAVLEMAKKRILYLEQARQFADIKIYRGTQDEE, from the coding sequence ATGTTAGAAAAAGATATAGAGTTTAAATTTCAAAATTTTAGTGGTCCATTAGAATTACTTTTAGATCTTGTTCGTAGTAAAAATGTAGACATTATGGATGTTGATTTAGTTGATCTTGCTAATCAATATGTTGCCATAATTGAACACGTTAAGAACAAAAATATTCACATCGCTAGTGAATATTTAGTTATGGCGGCCACACTAATTCACATTAAAGCAAAGATGTTGTTACAAGTCGACAATAAAGAAGTTGATGTAGAATTAGAAGAAGATAAAGCACAAATTTTAGCACTACTTTCTGAATATCAACAAATTAAAAATATTGCTCTTATGCTCAAGGAACAATTAGAACATCGTAATAATTATTTTGAAAAAAATGTTAGTGACTACCAAGAATTTAAACGTCCTTTAGTTCAAGATAAATTAGATGGTCACTCTTCGCTTGTTAAACTTTTAGAAATTATTAAACTAATGTTTGACCGAACACGGGCACAGAAAAAAATTATGATTAAAACTGATGAAGTTTTTGTTAGCCCTGATCAACAAAATCTCTATGTAATGGAGTTGCTAAAAAATAATGAGCAGCTAGAATTTGACCAAGTTTTTGCCCTGCCTTCGCTTAAGCATTTTTCAATTACATTAATTGCTGTCTTGGAAATGGCAAAAAAAAGAATTTTATATTTAGAACAAGCAAGACAATTTGCTGATATTAAAATTTATCGAGGAACACAAGATGAAGAATAG
- the scpB gene encoding SMC-Scp complex subunit ScpB, giving the protein MKNRIIEAIMYVQGEKGLSSEQLQNTLKLDKINEARKMLKDFAIRFNKEHRGLTVIEFNDVFKFVTSKDLKPFLIEFVSNERKYKLTNSAIEVAAIVAYKQPVTRSMINQIRGGINSDYIVGSLLAKGVIEEVGTASTPGNPTLYGVTNRFFDYFKLRSIKDLPKFKEFEFHKSESEIEQTEEQGFDLFGSQREFEEE; this is encoded by the coding sequence ATGAAGAATAGAATCATTGAAGCTATTATGTATGTTCAAGGTGAAAAAGGTCTTTCATCAGAACAGTTACAAAATACACTTAAATTAGACAAAATTAATGAAGCTAGAAAAATGCTAAAAGACTTTGCAATCCGCTTTAATAAAGAACACAGAGGCTTAACAGTAATTGAATTTAATGATGTTTTTAAGTTTGTTACTAGTAAAGATTTAAAACCTTTTTTAATTGAATTTGTAAGCAATGAAAGAAAGTATAAATTAACTAATTCAGCAATAGAAGTAGCCGCTATTGTAGCTTATAAACAACCAGTGACTAGATCTATGATTAATCAAATTCGTGGCGGAATTAATTCTGATTATATTGTAGGTTCTTTGTTAGCTAAAGGCGTTATTGAAGAAGTAGGAACAGCATCTACTCCAGGAAATCCAACTTTATATGGTGTTACAAACAGATTTTTTGATTATTTTAAATTAAGATCTATTAAAGATTTACCTAAATTTAAAGAATTTGAATTTCACAAAAGCGAATCAGAAATTGAACAGACTGAAGAACAAGGTTTTGACCTTTTTGGTTCACAAAGGGAGTTTGAAGAAGAATAA